The following are encoded in a window of Alosa sapidissima isolate fAloSap1 chromosome 10, fAloSap1.pri, whole genome shotgun sequence genomic DNA:
- the LOC121720392 gene encoding cathepsin K-like isoform X2 produces MILCGSVLLVVGSVLVQATHNPALDTAWEDWKSTHQREYFILGEEAIRRSIWEKNMQLIEAHNQEYELGIHSYELGMNHLGDMTREEVVEKMMGFRPDMQAESNNTFVPESGPVPTSIDHRKNGRVTPVRQQGSCGSCWAFSAAGALEGQLKMKGKNLVDLSPQNLVDCVGQDTGCNGGWMVYAFDYVRRNGIASENAYPYTGRDERCAYSNSMKAFECTGFKEIRGSETDLAAAVAQVGPVAVAVDAGQQTFHFYKRGVYYDWACNPKKLNHAVLAVGYTKSAWIVKNSWGKDWGDQGYIYIYRGYNMCGIANMASFPVV; encoded by the exons ATGATCCTTTGTGGAAGTGTGCTGTTGGTGGTTGGATCCGTTTTGGTCCAAGCCACACACAACCCAGCTCTGGATACAGCATGGGAGGACTGGAAATCCACCCACCAGAGGGAGTACTTCATTTTG ggGGAGGAGGCAATCCGCAGGTCCATCTGGGAGAAGAACATGCAGCTGATTGAGGCGCACAACCAGGAGTATGAGCTGGGGATCCACTCCTACGAGCTGGGCATGAACCACCTGGGGGACATG ACGAGAGAAGAGGTTGTGGAGAAGATGATGGGCTTCAGACCTGACATGCAAGCAGAGAGCAATAACACCTTTGTTCCTGAGTCTGGACCTGTGCCCACCTCCATTGACCACCGTAAAAATGGCCGTGTAACACCTGTCAGGCAACAG GGCTCCTGTGGCTCCTGCTGGGCCTTTAGTGCTGCTGGAGCTCTGGAGGGCCAGCTGAAGATGAAAGGGAAGAACCTGGTGGATCTGAGTCCCCAGAACCTGGTGGACTGTGTGGGCCAGGACACAGGCTGCAATGGCGGCTGGATGGTCTACGCATTCGACTACGTCCGCAGGAATGGCATAGCCTCTGAGAATGCATATCCCTACACAGGCCGG GATGAGAGATGTGCTTACAGTAATAGCATGAAGGCTTTCGAATGCACAGGCTTTAAGGAAATTCGTGGAAGTGAGACGGATTTGGCTGCAGCCGTGGCTCAGGTTGGCCCCGTCGCTGTGGCGGTGGATGCAGGTCAGCAGACGTTTCATTTCTACAAACGAG GTGTATACTATGACTGGGCGTGTAACCCTAAAAAACTAAACCATGCCGTCCTTGCAGTGGGTTACACCAAGAGTGCCTGGATTGTGAAAAACAG CTGGGGCAAAGATTGGGGAGACCAGGGGTACATCTACATCTACAGGGGATACAACATGTGTGGCATTGCCAACATGGCCAGCTTTCCAGTTGTGTGA
- the LOC121720392 gene encoding cathepsin K-like isoform X3 — translation MILCGSVLLVVGSVLVQATHNPALDTAWEDWKSTHQREYFILGEEAIRRSIWEKNMQLIEAHNQEYELGIHSYELGMNHLGDMTREEVVEKMMGFRPDMQAESNNTFVPESGPVPTSIDHRKNGRVTPVRQQGSCGSCWAFSAAGALEGQLKMKGKNLVDLSPQNLVDCVGQDTGCNGGWMVYAFDYVRRNGIASENAYPYTGRDERCAYSNSMKAFECTGFKEIRGSETDLAAAVAQVGPVAVAVDAGQQTFHFYKRGVYSDPACDPRRLNHAILAVGYNRRAWIVKNSWGKDWGDQGYIYIYRGYNMCGIANMASFPVV, via the exons ATGATCCTTTGTGGAAGTGTGCTGTTGGTGGTTGGATCCGTTTTGGTCCAAGCCACACACAACCCAGCTCTGGATACAGCATGGGAGGACTGGAAATCCACCCACCAGAGGGAGTACTTCATTTTG ggGGAGGAGGCAATCCGCAGGTCCATCTGGGAGAAGAACATGCAGCTGATTGAGGCGCACAACCAGGAGTATGAGCTGGGGATCCACTCCTACGAGCTGGGCATGAACCACCTGGGGGACATG ACGAGAGAAGAGGTTGTGGAGAAGATGATGGGCTTCAGACCTGACATGCAAGCAGAGAGCAATAACACCTTTGTTCCTGAGTCTGGACCTGTGCCCACCTCCATTGACCACCGTAAAAATGGCCGTGTAACACCTGTCAGGCAACAG GGCTCCTGTGGCTCCTGCTGGGCCTTTAGTGCTGCTGGAGCTCTGGAGGGCCAGCTGAAGATGAAAGGGAAGAACCTGGTGGATCTGAGTCCCCAGAACCTGGTGGACTGTGTGGGCCAGGACACAGGCTGCAATGGCGGCTGGATGGTCTACGCATTCGACTACGTCCGCAGGAATGGCATAGCCTCTGAGAATGCATATCCCTACACAGGCCGG GATGAGAGATGTGCTTACAGTAATAGCATGAAGGCTTTCGAATGCACAGGCTTTAAGGAAATTCGTGGAAGTGAGACGGATTTGGCTGCAGCCGTGGCTCAGGTTGGCCCCGTCGCTGTGGCGGTGGATGCAGGTCAGCAGACGTTTCATTTCTACAAACGAG GTGTATACTCTGACCCGGCGTGTGACCCTAGAAGACTAAACCATGCCATCCTTGCAGTGGGTTACAACCGGCGTGCCTGGATTGTGAAAAACAG CTGGGGCAAAGATTGGGGAGACCAGGGGTACATCTACATCTACAGGGGATACAACATGTGTGGCATTGCCAACATGGCCAGCTTTCCAGTTGTGTGA
- the LOC121720392 gene encoding cathepsin K-like isoform X1 encodes MILCGSVLLVVGSVLVQATHNPALDTAWEDWKSTHQREYFILGEEAIRRSIWEKNMQLIEAHNQEYELGIHSYELGMNHLGDMTREEVVEKMMGFRPDMQAESNNTFVPESGPVPTSIDHRKNGRVTPVRQQGSCGSCWAFSAAGALEGQLKMKGKNLVDLSPQNLVDCVGQDTGCNGGWMVYAFDYVRRNGIASENAYPYTGRDERCAYSNSMKAFECTGFKEIRGSETDLAAAVAQVGPVAVAVDAGQQTFHFYKRGVYSDPACDPRRLNHAILAVGYNRRAWIVKNSWGKSWGNKGYINIQRGNNMCGIANMASFPVV; translated from the exons ATGATCCTTTGTGGAAGTGTGCTGTTGGTGGTTGGATCCGTTTTGGTCCAAGCCACACACAACCCAGCTCTGGATACAGCATGGGAGGACTGGAAATCCACCCACCAGAGGGAGTACTTCATTTTG ggGGAGGAGGCAATCCGCAGGTCCATCTGGGAGAAGAACATGCAGCTGATTGAGGCGCACAACCAGGAGTATGAGCTGGGGATCCACTCCTACGAGCTGGGCATGAACCACCTGGGGGACATG ACGAGAGAAGAGGTTGTGGAGAAGATGATGGGCTTCAGACCTGACATGCAAGCAGAGAGCAATAACACCTTTGTTCCTGAGTCTGGACCTGTGCCCACCTCCATTGACCACCGTAAAAATGGCCGTGTAACACCTGTCAGGCAACAG GGCTCCTGTGGCTCCTGCTGGGCCTTTAGTGCTGCTGGAGCTCTGGAGGGCCAGCTGAAGATGAAAGGGAAGAACCTGGTGGATCTGAGTCCCCAGAACCTGGTGGACTGTGTGGGCCAGGACACAGGCTGCAATGGCGGCTGGATGGTCTACGCATTCGACTACGTCCGCAGGAATGGCATAGCCTCTGAGAATGCATATCCCTACACAGGCCGG GATGAGAGATGTGCTTACAGTAATAGCATGAAGGCTTTCGAATGCACAGGCTTTAAGGAAATTCGTGGAAGTGAGACGGATTTGGCTGCAGCCGTGGCTCAGGTTGGCCCCGTCGCTGTGGCGGTGGATGCAGGTCAGCAGACGTTTCATTTCTACAAACGAG GTGTATACTCTGACCCGGCGTGTGACCCTAGAAGACTAAACCATGCCATCCTTGCAGTGGGTTACAACCGGCGTGCCTGGATTGTGAAAAACAG CTGGGGCAAAAGTTGGGGAAACAAGGGGTACATCAACATCCAGAGGGGAAACAACATGTGTGGCATTGCCAACATGGCCAGCTTTCCAGTTGTGTGA